In Bradyrhizobium sp. CCBAU 051011, the following are encoded in one genomic region:
- a CDS encoding Do family serine endopeptidase, translated as MTGVRPALTSRLRLLGIAISFSAASMLAAAPASARGPDGIADIAEKVIDSVVNISTSQNVEAKGSGNREAMPQLPPGSPFEEFFDDFFKNRRGAAPKDGDKSGEMQRRKTNSLGSGFIIDAAGVVVTNNHVIADADEINVIMNDGTKIKAELVGVDKKTDIAVLKFKPVKPVNAVKFGDSDKLRLGEWVIAIGNPFSLGGSVTAGIVSARNRDISQGPYDSYIQTDASINRGNSGGPLFNLEGEVVGVNTLIISPTGGSIGLGFAVPSKTVAGVVDQLRQFGELRRGWLGVRIQQVTDEIAESLNIKPARGALVAGVDDKGPAKPAGIEPGDIVVKFDGKDVKDPKDLSRVVADTAVGKEVDVVIIRKGNEESRKVTLGRLEDTEKVQQAAAKTKEDPVEKPVTQKALGLDLATLSKDLRTKYKIKESVKGVIVTGVDGSSDAAEKRLSAGDVIVEVAQEAVGSAADIKKRVDQLKKDGKKSVLLLVSNGEGELRFVALSVQ; from the coding sequence ATGACCGGTGTCAGACCCGCTTTGACGAGCCGCCTGCGCCTGCTGGGGATTGCGATCTCGTTCAGCGCCGCCAGTATGCTGGCGGCGGCGCCGGCCAGCGCACGCGGGCCTGACGGCATCGCCGACATCGCCGAGAAGGTCATCGACTCCGTCGTCAATATCTCGACCTCGCAGAACGTCGAGGCCAAGGGCAGCGGTAACAGGGAAGCGATGCCGCAATTGCCGCCGGGCTCGCCGTTCGAGGAGTTCTTCGACGACTTCTTCAAGAACCGTCGCGGCGCCGCTCCCAAGGATGGCGACAAGAGCGGCGAGATGCAGCGCCGCAAGACCAATTCGCTCGGCTCCGGTTTCATCATCGACGCCGCGGGCGTCGTCGTTACCAACAATCACGTCATCGCGGACGCCGACGAGATCAACGTGATCATGAACGACGGCACCAAGATCAAGGCGGAGCTGGTCGGCGTCGACAAGAAGACCGATATCGCAGTCCTGAAGTTCAAGCCGGTGAAGCCGGTGAACGCGGTCAAGTTCGGCGATTCCGACAAGCTACGGCTCGGCGAGTGGGTGATCGCGATCGGCAATCCGTTCAGCCTCGGCGGCTCGGTGACGGCCGGCATCGTGTCGGCGCGCAACCGCGACATCAGCCAGGGGCCGTACGACAGCTACATCCAGACCGACGCCTCTATCAACCGCGGCAATTCCGGTGGACCCTTGTTCAACCTCGAAGGCGAAGTGGTCGGCGTCAACACGCTGATCATCTCGCCGACCGGCGGTTCGATCGGCCTCGGCTTCGCGGTGCCGTCGAAGACGGTGGCGGGCGTGGTCGATCAGCTCCGGCAGTTCGGCGAGCTGCGCCGCGGCTGGCTCGGCGTGCGCATTCAGCAGGTCACCGACGAGATCGCCGAAAGCCTCAACATCAAGCCCGCCCGCGGCGCGCTGGTTGCAGGCGTTGACGACAAGGGACCGGCGAAGCCCGCCGGCATCGAGCCCGGCGACATCGTCGTCAAGTTCGACGGCAAGGACGTCAAGGATCCGAAGGATCTCTCCCGCGTCGTGGCCGACACCGCGGTCGGCAAAGAAGTCGACGTGGTCATCATCCGCAAGGGCAATGAGGAGAGCCGCAAGGTCACGCTCGGCCGCCTCGAGGACACTGAAAAGGTGCAGCAGGCGGCCGCCAAGACCAAGGAAGACCCGGTCGAGAAGCCGGTGACGCAAAAGGCGCTCGGCCTCGATCTTGCCACGCTGAGCAAGGATCTGCGCACAAAGTACAAGATCAAGGAGAGCGTGAAGGGCGTTATCGTCACCGGTGTTGACGGCTCCTCCGATGCCGCCGAAAAGCGGCTGTCCGCCGGCGACGTCATCGTCGAGGTGGCGCAGGAGGCGGTCGGTAGCGCCGCCGACATCAAGAAGCGTGTCGACCAGCTCAAGAAGGACGGCAAGAAGTCGGTGTTGCTGCTGGTCTCGAACGGCGAGGGCGAATTGCGCTTCGTCGCGCTCAGCGTGCAGTAG
- a CDS encoding DUF2065 domain-containing protein, translating to MRSIAFADFLIGVGILFVLEGLMFAASPAWMRRAMKSALATPDNILRTVGIVSAVVGLLLIWFVRR from the coding sequence ATGAGGTCCATAGCGTTCGCCGACTTCCTCATCGGTGTGGGCATCCTCTTTGTGCTCGAAGGTCTGATGTTCGCTGCGAGCCCGGCCTGGATGCGCCGGGCAATGAAAAGCGCGCTGGCGACCCCGGACAATATCCTGCGGACCGTCGGCATCGTCTCGGCGGTCGTGGGTCTGCTGCTGATCTGGTTCGTGCGGCGGTAG
- a CDS encoding restriction endonuclease codes for MSQPKTVDRGVSLIKFVLGLLRAHPDGMRPRDIYAEIESKLPLDDFDKETMKGSGLPRWRAALHFLSVAATKAGLLVKSDGRWRVTDEGQKFVTLPDYELKRLMRSRYREWRWSHQKSKTDAGIANAVDETPPPDTSVLFEDAKEKARDEIDTYLDTLSGYEFQNLVAALLGVRHQHRFKAGLGWRDGYPGLYRSARRADAAHPVQVKHRDQTASREDVAALRGIIRGDREIGLFVSSGGFSREARREAGNGSVHIELVDLDRFLELWLQHYSKIPEVKRSKLRLEPIHFLAVVSLT; via the coding sequence ATGAGCCAACCTAAGACGGTTGATCGTGGCGTTTCACTTATCAAATTCGTACTTGGACTCTTAAGGGCTCACCCGGACGGCATGCGTCCGCGCGATATCTACGCGGAGATCGAATCAAAGCTCCCGCTGGACGATTTCGACAAGGAGACGATGAAGGGATCGGGGCTGCCGCGATGGCGAGCCGCCCTGCACTTCCTTTCCGTCGCGGCGACCAAGGCCGGACTGCTCGTCAAGTCGGACGGACGATGGCGGGTGACCGACGAAGGCCAGAAGTTCGTGACCCTGCCGGACTACGAACTCAAGCGGCTGATGCGGTCCCGCTACCGAGAATGGCGCTGGAGCCATCAGAAGAGCAAGACCGATGCTGGAATTGCCAACGCCGTCGACGAAACGCCGCCACCCGATACGTCGGTCTTGTTTGAGGATGCCAAGGAAAAGGCGCGCGACGAAATCGACACCTATCTCGACACGCTGTCCGGCTACGAGTTTCAAAACCTGGTCGCCGCGCTGCTGGGGGTACGCCACCAGCACCGTTTCAAAGCCGGGCTCGGATGGCGGGACGGATATCCTGGCCTATATCGATCCGCTCGGCGCGCAGACGCCGCACATCCGGTTCAGGTGAAGCATCGCGACCAGACGGCGTCGCGGGAGGATGTCGCGGCGCTTCGCGGCATTATCCGGGGTGACAGGGAAATCGGCCTGTTTGTTTCTTCCGGCGGCTTCTCACGGGAGGCGCGCCGCGAAGCCGGCAATGGCTCCGTCCATATCGAGCTGGTCGACCTCGACCGCTTTCTTGAACTCTGGCTGCAGCATTACAGCAAGATACCGGAAGTGAAGCGATCGAAGCTGCGCCTCGAGCCGATCCACTTTCTGGCGGTGGTCTCACTCACGTGA
- the hflC gene encoding protease modulator HflC, whose product MRSPVAGIVSLILLFALVIVGYSSIFTVSQTEQALVVRLGRPVDVVSEPGLNFKAPFIDTVISIDKRILDLENPSQEVIASDQKRLVVDAFARYRIKNPLRFYQSIGSIQAANIQLTTLLNAALRRVLGEVTFINVVRDEREGLMTRIRDQLDREADQYGIQVVDVRIRRADLPEQNSQAVYKRMQTEREREAQEFRAQGGQKSQEIRSKADREATVIVAEANSTAEQTRGVGDAERNRLFAEAYGRDPDFFAFYRSMSAYETGLRSNDTRFLLRPDSEFFRFFANPSGHPPAAAAPKQ is encoded by the coding sequence ATGAGGTCTCCGGTTGCAGGTATTGTCAGCCTGATCCTGCTGTTCGCCCTCGTGATCGTGGGCTACAGCTCGATCTTCACGGTGTCGCAGACCGAACAGGCGCTCGTGGTACGGCTCGGCCGGCCGGTCGACGTCGTGTCCGAGCCGGGCCTGAACTTCAAGGCGCCGTTCATCGACACCGTCATCAGCATCGACAAGCGCATTCTCGATCTGGAAAATCCGTCCCAGGAAGTCATCGCTTCCGACCAGAAACGGCTCGTGGTCGACGCCTTCGCCCGCTACCGGATCAAGAACCCGCTGCGCTTCTATCAGAGCATCGGCTCGATCCAGGCCGCCAACATCCAGCTCACCACGCTGTTGAACGCGGCATTGCGCCGCGTGCTGGGCGAGGTCACCTTCATCAATGTGGTGCGCGACGAGCGCGAGGGCCTGATGACGCGCATCCGCGACCAGCTCGACCGGGAGGCCGACCAGTACGGAATCCAGGTGGTCGACGTGCGTATCCGCCGCGCCGACCTGCCGGAGCAGAACAGCCAGGCGGTCTACAAGCGAATGCAGACCGAACGCGAGCGCGAGGCCCAGGAGTTCCGCGCCCAGGGCGGCCAGAAGTCGCAGGAAATCCGCTCGAAGGCCGACCGCGAGGCGACCGTTATCGTCGCCGAAGCCAATTCGACCGCCGAGCAGACGCGCGGCGTGGGCGACGCCGAGCGCAACCGCCTGTTCGCCGAGGCTTACGGCCGGGATCCGGATTTCTTTGCCTTCTATCGTTCGATGTCGGCCTATGAAACCGGGCTCCGCTCCAACGACACCCGCTTCCTGCTGCGGCCGGATTCCGAGTTCTTCCGCTTCTTTGCCAATCCGTCCGGCCACCCGCCGGCGGCAGCGGCGCCGAAGCAGTAA